The following is a genomic window from Mya arenaria isolate MELC-2E11 chromosome 4, ASM2691426v1.
ttttgttgatcCATAAATTATTAGATCATATTACTTACAAGCATATAcgagccgcatcgcgcgattttgggccgttttaatgtatttaaatgaaatgatatttcaggAAGTAATTCTGAAAATTTTATGATGATATCACTTCAATTGCGCAAGATACTTATTTACAAGTGAGaccatgtattgcgcatttCGAATTCTATATTTGACGTCATTCACATGACGTCATTACGAAAGCACAATACTTTAAATGACGAATTAGTATTACAACTagcatataattttaattattttcttaacacATAATCTTTGAGGAATATGAATTAAGATAAAAGttatgaatcatttttgtatttttaattcatttggcTGTTTTAAGACAGACTTATTAATGCAGTCAAAATAATTAGGAACGAAATCCATGGTAAATCCTGGAAACACCGGTAAAGCAATGGTCATAAATCGTCGAGAAAATGATACTTCAATGACAAACCTTCAAAAGAAAAAAGCCTggaagaaattaatatatattgaaaaattaattatttttggcattttttatcgatgattatttcatttgtaataattatgtccgaaggcccaaaatcgcgcgatgcggctcatactattatttatattacCTCTTCATTCACCATAATTGTGGTTATATATTAGCTACAAAGATTGTGAAATACGAACAAATCTTAATAAACTCTATGTTCTGGGGCCATAAGCATATTATTGAATAGTTTCAACATAGTGAGAttttcgtaatttttgacatcgattattttaaatacccgctaCTTTCATCAGATGTATTCAtattagtgatgaaacgattatcgagtacaatcgataaatcgatGTCCCTAATGTTAattccggtaactacgtattttttgtTATGCAGTAAAAATagagtaaatgtcaatttttctttccgggaaattctcgttgagttcattttaacaagggaagtcactctcttacacaaatgcggtgaatgtaaacaattttgcttaaaaactaacaaactctcccaaaattaaacagaaaggtttttaattgttcatatattaaataaaacttcattaacCTGTCTCTATAGTGCAGTGGGTCCGGTCTTATCTGTAACCACCGACTTGATGCATGCTATTTTTGAAAGCTTTTTGGTACCGtttgttattaacaattttacccttttttgaaagttttatgaaattaagatattttaataaaatcttcaatattacaggttattgaatgttaagctagttaacacatatttaatatgcttttacatggataaaatgctaagataactttACTTGATTCGGTGtgcaattgatgtgcaattattaagtatgtgatgtgttgttatgttatttttttccgttAAGTTCTTAACGACTGATTGTTTATGGATATTTACTTACTGTTGATAAAAACATGACTATAATatcacacgtactgattccaggtttatttaaatgatcatgattatACTATGTATACAGAAAGTATTCctaaatgatattatgaactttcgataaTTTTCCGAAAGACAATCGAAATACTTGGTCtaattcgattcgattatcgatagcaaatggagtccgattttcaaacactaatttatatgcatatattgtttagaccattttcttgcttattttcatattttggtgTACAGACATTgttctttttcttaaaattcaataaagaaaaagggcaatttttcacttattgaatacggcccctgttctgtttgttttcctttctaAACTGGGTGATGTAAGAGTTTTATCCTGTCTTTTCAATGTATAGATTTCAAAGAactaaatcaaaattgaaagaTAGTCGTGATTATTAGCGCACATGAATTTTCAGAGAAGGGAGGTGCCGTTTCGGCCTCCAGCGGTAAAGTATTTTTTCagctaaaacaaataaaaccaaCAGTAGAAATGTAACTGCACTAAGGTTTTCCGTCTTGACGATTACGTCAAAAGCAACTTCTATTTAAGAATGTGCGATTCATTCCCTCACATAGTTTGTTTTCGGAAATCCGATAATTTTTGCGACATACACGGCTCTGCTGGACCGTATTCTCGAAACAAATCATCCTTTGCTTTATCTATTTCAGGAGTATACATTGACTTTTCTACATTAATGACAATTCGTTCTCTGATATCAAGTTTTAGTACGTAATTTGGATAAATTTATTAATGTACCTAGAAAAGTAAAACGTTTTAGGcttgttttttaaatggttcTTAGATATACAAACGTAATCATATACTATGCAAATTATGTCCTTTTGTACTTGATTTTGCGCAAACTACTTTTGTATACATAACagtcaatacatttatttaagtagttttaaaagtttgttgAGGACACTTGAATGTATATACCTCTTTAAAGAAGTGGGTGCAACGTATAGTTGCATTTTATACTTTGTCATTTACCATTGACTGCAGCGAAATAGTAGAGCGTTCTTTCCTCAAGCATCGCttgttgatatttataaagGGCATAATAAATCAGGTGTATTTTTACTCTTCACAATTGTGAGAGACGTACAGGACTTTTTAAAGTAAGCCACCCATCATTGACACTATTTAATACCTATCGACAGGTTATTTTTATAGATGTCAGTGGCGTAGCTACCGTTACGCACAATACGCCCGTGCGTACAATTCGTCGCACAAGTCAGAAAATATTTGCggccaaaaatgcaataaaaactgaatggTAAGGGGGTGAAGCTTTCGCGGGGCGCCTATTTTGAATATGTGAGacaataaaatctaaaaaaatcctaTTATTCAGTAAGAGCCTCGTTTACTGTTTAGTTGAAGGAACGCCTTGTTTATCCATGCAGTATACAGGGCCAGTTATACAAGTTATACAAGCCTGTTGAGTAGTTTCCCTTATTGTTCAGTCATAAATGAATCGTCGATAAGTACTGAATATATCCAAACGATGTTTACAAAGCGGcaagtttcaaaatatcaaacgCTAACCTTGAACCTCCACATCTTGACATGTTCAAAgataatttttaaacagttGACAATGTTGATAAACTAAACTCTTAGCAGCAAAATGGGAACATTTCTATGAGTTTTCCTCTCCAAAGTGGCACATTTTGTTTAGGTTATAATAAAGCATAATTAAATGTGTAGTGCCCTGTAACATTTGATATAAGAGGACGATACATCACACATTTAAGATGGAGgtgtttgttttaactgttaattttcatgatatatttttattttaaatatcagataCACAAATATTCTCTACAGATATTGACAAGACCCATTTCTCAAAATTGTCGAATATGCTGCGggtaaaaaataatgtttacgaCTCGATAAACTAATGGCTCACTGCAGCTTGTGTTTATACTTATGAAAACGACAGAAATTGTTCTTGACTTTTTTGGAGtataatttctaaaacattaCATGACAATGTGAAGGATCTTTTTTTATATACCCCCTCCCAATTTGTCATCACTTGTCCAGTCTTGGACTGCTTCACGTGTACCGTTAACGGGAAATCGAAACCGGTTATAGACATCTTCGCCCAGAAGAAGGATCGACGTATTGCATTACCCTTTCGGGTGTATTTTTATGGAGTAATCGTTGACGATTTCCTTCAGTGCATACTTTAAACGACTTTTTGCTATGCAATAGAAGTTTGTTTCgtgttgaaaatgttaaatgagCTAAGGAAAACCTTTTAACAAACGTTcttatgcattttcatttttaagacaattatcatttttttttaatttcctccGAAGCCGTTTAGACATAGCACTTCAtgtcacttcatgtcatctaactgacttagaatacagcCTCATTGGCTGGTACATCGTCAACGCAGaatctgacgcagggaatgtgtatcggatgattgtCAGTAGGCGGATCTTTAGACACGCGCGGAAGTTGAAATTCTTTATGATTAAGTCTATTACTTAATGACTGCCTATCTGCAagttcattggctgaaaatgtaggatGTATTCTAATTGTTGATTAAATGCTGATGATCCTGTtctaataaatttattttgctatACAGTATCACTCTGACCTATGACAAAACCGAAAGCTCCACGGGGGCAGAGCCCCCATGACCCCCATAAGGGCATCCGCCCATTTCAACAACAATTGTGCGTATACTTCGAAACGGCTCATGTTACCTTATTACTAATgtatccagtgtgtgtatacaacgtgataaattacgtcataaatgcgtcataaatgctacgtcggaaggcaatattttgcttcgaatggagactttaaacaaagataacttcactatttcttcaccattttaaatggaaGAGCATCGATTTCGGTctattaccagagtttgattgagagtctagtttcttaaaacacttcgacacaCCTTTTCACAAATGGCCGTTTGACGaagcattgtcaaaacattattttggaaacaggcgtgtcgaagtgtttgatgaatcTAAACACCTTTTCAAACTCCGGTAAGGAAACGAAAGCGGGTCTCTTTAAGTGGTGGAGACTGCCATTGGtctaatttaaaatgttgttgtaaaagaaatgttatctttgttttaagtcttcattttaagcaagatgttgccttccaacgtagcatatatgacgtaatgtATCACGTattatacacacactgtaatgGGCACCGGCAGGACTTCATTAGCTGGAATAAACAAGCCactgtataattataatcatttgtCTCTTGAAACCGTTGTATGTAGCTATGCGTCGCTACGTAGTTCTAAATAATTTAAGTTGTTCATGGAAAAAAATGATTGCGGGGAACCGAATATTATTGAACCTAGGTATCTAACAGTAAAATAACTCCCATcaggatttattttaattgaatataatattcTCTGCACGTCATTCcgtttaattattaaaaaagtgggCTTATTATTCAGGATTTATttcaagttaacaacgttgttaacttcgtcgttgttaactttcaaatcttgaatgatctgcatgttttattaatggATACAAATGTAATCTGTTGCTGCAGCTGTActtgtataatttaaatatatttgcacaTCATCACGTATTCTATGTTTAAAAGTTGTGTTGCGTAGGGAAGTTATTGACTCTGTCAAGTTGATTGAAACGCATTGTTTAAGGtccatttaaaatacattaagtgAAATAGTGCAACAATTTCTGATGTCAGCAAACAAAGAATAACATAGCGACGCAGTCACAGTTTTCGACATGAACCTTTAATTAATATTCGTTATGAGTAGTTCATTTAACTTTCTGAtggtaatttaaaacatttaataaaacatgatagaggtagaattattttatcattaacgCATATCAAGATGAAGCACATGTCATCATATCACTTTTGTATGCTTTACATCAACCACCAAATGCAATGTACAGCCATGACATAAAACAGTATTTGACCAGGGTAAACCTGGCCTTATAcgcaatttattattttgcccCGGGgtaattgatttaaacatattttattgcctttttttctttcaacatgatCGGTATTTACAACGATGATATAgagtatacaaaaagcaaatggaTTGGACACAAGTTCTAACAACATTAGTAACGTCTTCCCCGGGGTAAGCGGGGCGGACACAAAAGGTACTTTATACAGTCTTTTAACGATCAAGAAGCAAATTTCAGAAGtataaatatgaacaaacaTTCTGTCTCATACTGGCTCAAATAAAAACAGCGCTGTTCTTtctgttattatttaacaacaCCAGTGGTACAATTTTGCAATCAAGAAGTAAAAAGCATTTGCATAGCTCAATTAAAACAGTTTCGTTCTTTCTGTTGTATTCAACAACACATTTCATTGGCTCAGCCTTTTAACTGGTACATATAAATAATCGATTTACCTTTCCGCGTTTTCAGTTCGGTCAAAAGATATATTATGATTATAGCAATTATAACAAGTGACATTCAATGTTAAACTAACCAGCGAGACAAAAATGAATTCCTTGATAAACGTTTTAGATACGATTTGTTTCTTAcctttaattttattatcacaTTGTGGCAACAGTGTTTCATTTGAGAAATACATaggtttcaaaatatttgacaacCATACGTGCACAGCGGAGGCCAGCTTGTCTACCACTTCGGTTGTCTCGTCTATAGTAAAATGCGTGATGGATTGTGGCCACGACGACAGATGCAAGTCTGTCTTTTACGGAGAAGATGATGGTGCATGTACCTTGTGCAGCGAGGTTTTCAACTATTACGCTCACCAACCCGCAGTTGCTAATGTACACACCAAGCATCTCAGACCACTCCAGGGTAAGGTTTCGATTTACTGCACACTAGTTCCCTTGATATATGTATCGACACAAACGTTAGAATTTTTTTATGTGAAAGCATGCTGTTGTTGGGCTTTCAAACATCTATAACTATTTAGCGAATAAGTTTTTGTGAAACCGTGTTTTCTAGGGATTTTCGAAAATCTTTACATATTAGATAAATAGTTTTTGTGAAACGCTGTTGTTGATTTTAGGAACTTCGAAAAGCTCTCAATATTTAGTAGACAAGTTTTTGTGAAACCATGTTGTTActacatttattgtttcaaaagtaaaattgtaCACTTTTTTCGATCCATGGACGATATTGGACAGTATaatcaatttcaaacatttcaggAAGTTGCCCGGAAGGTTGGTTGCGTTTCCAGTATTCCTGTTACACGCTGACGAATGCATCTAACGGGTTCCATCATGTGAGTTACTTCAGTATTCAGTTGTGTTTAATCTATATTATGTGTCTGTGTCAAACATTACTTCGTCTGTTGACCGTGTGTCCTTCAATGCTTGAACATTTATTTGAGGCCATGTGtgatttttttgatatttttaagattattttatgGTTTTGATTAAGGTGTTTTTCATAGATCATTAATAATTTACtatggaaataaaattaaaaagagttttttACTTTCTCATTTGTTGACGACGAACTACATGGGATTGATAATGGTTACACCATTTCGTATTAAGAAGTCTTGTAAAGTCGttatcatttatcttttttcagGATGAATGTGTTACGATGGGAGCCCATGCCATCTACGTGGAATCAATAGAGGAACAGAACTTCTTGGCCAAAACATTTAAACCTGCTACAGGAGGTGGGTATCAATTTCTTTATAGTtttcataacataattattcagGTACAGAATATGACAACTACGTATTTGGACCGTTATTTCATGTGTCGTTTGTCGAAAATAAATCTgaaacaatgaaaatgcaaaCCATGAAAACGAAACATTCTTAAAATCTATAAgtaatttacttattatttgaattcatgttttcttaaaaaacaacaaaaaacacgtgtcattaatacaatgcaaactaaCTCAGTAAccataaattcaaatataaaccctgtttacaAGCTCCTGGCCCCACTTTCTCGAAAGCTAAGctcactttttttgtttttcaacaatttgcgtaatattttcGTCATTAAGAATGTTTATACTTATGCTAGGAATTCTCTTtatgataaacacaataaaccatttttcaattatcaaaattcaatttatgtatatattttaactcattgaaataagctacttaagcctgtttggcttaagaagtttcaagaaattggggccaggtgagggcccaaacgacactgaacatcATAGAGACCATCACATATAGACCACACACGCATTTaaatagctttatcaataaatgatgacACTTGGATGGCATGCAGGGAGCGGCATACATTTCCATTACGTTTGCCAACAACAGTCTACGCACTATGTTGCAAACATTTTGGCGATATTGATATCACTGAGAATGTATCTTGTATTGTCTTATTTTGTGATGTTTTCAGAAGAAAGAGTATTCCTGGGATACAAGAAGATCAACAATATCCTGTACTTAGCCGGGACACTCACACTACCAACATTTACTTACTTCAAACCAGGGGAAGGAACAATTTCCAAGCAACATTGTGTTCTCATTTGGTCAAACCAATGGGGCGACTATTTGTGCGAGGCGAATGCAAAAACGGTTTGTGAAATTGAACTTTGACTACATAGCAGGATAGCTTTTTCGATTGGCTTTTGTGCGGAATTGCTTTTCCTTATGTGTGTGAATGCTTTTCCGATTGGCTGTCGTGTTTGATGAAAAAGGACAATGGGCTTGGGGGTTTTCTTGACTATTTATTCCTGTCGGATAGGAAGGCATTGTACATGCAAACTTACGCTTAACACAGAATCAGTCTGCTGTGGCCTAAGAGTTGTTTTGCTCATTACTGTTTCTGTTAAtgtcagcaatatatatattttctatcaagtttcagtaaaaaacaaaaattacatttttaacaacTACACTTTACCATACCATGCTGTAATTTCCATGTACATTACGCAATATTAACTACAATGGTTCACCTACTTAATCCCCTGTGGtcaattaatattaaatgaattatcaaCATCTATTTTCTTTTGGAAAAACCCCCCAACTTAAATTCACTTATTGTATACGATATTTACTATTGCTTTTATACATATACTAGGAAGTTAATTTTGTTCATAATTATTGCTAAATCGGGAAGCGGCAATTAAGTTTTGGTCTCTTTTATGAGAAGACcatgtgaacaaaatgaaatgtttacaaCTGGGAAACAACCAGGCGTTGAATTAACCTCGGACGAATCACCGCGATATAATGATATTCGCAACGACATTGATGaagttttaaatcattgaaCCTTTATGTAACATtctttatagaaatatattatctatttacatggcataaatgttatttttacgTCATGAAACAACGCATCAATTCACATATGAGCCACTAATGGATTTTGTGTAGAGACGTAAGATCTGAAATGTATACTTCAAAACTGTGAATGTCCAAAATTTCTTcaacaagataaatatatttgtgtattgaatataagattaacatttttttttaaattcgaaaattaaatattttgtttatgtatttgaatattctaaaaaaaacagtagactgaattaaaaaaacaacaacagcaaatcCTAGAATATCTGACGGGAAAGATTTAagttatatatgtattcatgaagattttttttatcaacgcTTGTTTGTACAATTGAAGGTGATGACTGTATTTGTTCGTTGTGTACAAAGTTGATCAGTTAACATGatgtgtgttttattgttttcttcagtGTCTTCAAGTTGATGTTGCCTCCGattatgcttttatttttatttatgcaattattaataaatgttgggTTGTTACGCGGTACTCCCAGCAGCATGTATTGATCAATATTTTGAGGCATGTGTGGTCTGTGCGTCTAAACCTTGTTTGTCTCTCAGTCAGTGTATTTGATTCATACCCTTGTGCAACGATAACGGcgtctttattttaaatatatgccTACTAGCCATATGGATTCCATAGTATCATTGTAAATTTATTCAGTAACTTGTTAGATACGAATTATTTCCAAGACGCCTGAA
Proteins encoded in this region:
- the LOC128232171 gene encoding C-type lectin domain family 6 member A-like, producing MNSLINVLDTICFLPLILLSHCGNSVSFEKYIGFKIFDNHTCTAEASLSTTSVVSSIVKCVMDCGHDDRCKSVFYGEDDGACTLCSEVFNYYAHQPAVANVHTKHLRPLQGSCPEGWLRFQYSCYTLTNASNGFHHDECVTMGAHAIYVESIEEQNFLAKTFKPATGEERVFLGYKKINNILYLAGTLTLPTFTYFKPGEGTISKQHCVLIWSNQWGDYLCEANAKTVCEIEL